The proteins below come from a single Lactobacillus johnsonii genomic window:
- a CDS encoding UDP-N-acetylmuramoyl-L-alanyl-D-glutamate--2,6-diaminopimelate ligase: protein MSDSSISLNTCILILKEHHLLKSSAVQDAVPTKMDYISYDSRDIKTNTLFFCKGKGFRPTYLSMAKDSGATCYVAEQPYPEGKGMHALVVRDVTKAMALLSAAFYRFPQDDLYVVAFTGTKGKTTSAYFLKGMLDQINGGRTALFSSVDDIVGPKPEDKFKASLTTPESLDLFRDMRTAVDNGMTHLVMEVSSQAYKKNRVFGLTYDLGFFLNITPDHIGPNEHPNFADYLHCKLQLMVNSRKCIINAMSDHFDEIYAAATTTTNPDSIYLFARNDFENPNLKQPIDFRFQSVETDMKETEFKLFCASDKAKKLPIAGDYTLQMIGDFNEMNGTAAIIGAGLAGENYEECAKGIRHVTIPGRMEALPSKNHGTVIVDYAHNKASMMALMSFMQREFNNPKIIVVVGAPGDKGVSRRPGFSESLTAYADKAFLTTDDPGFEDPMDIAQEIDAGIDHEKVNVTIELDREKAIHDAIAMSDKDDIVLICGKGADPYQKIRGVDTPYPTDIKVAESVINELEKDDEE, encoded by the coding sequence ATGAGCGATTCTAGCATTTCTTTAAACACTTGCATCTTAATATTGAAGGAACACCACTTGCTTAAATCAAGCGCTGTTCAAGATGCGGTTCCAACTAAAATGGATTATATTTCCTATGATTCACGTGATATAAAAACAAATACTTTGTTTTTCTGTAAAGGTAAAGGCTTTAGACCTACTTATTTATCAATGGCTAAAGATAGTGGAGCTACTTGTTATGTAGCAGAACAACCATATCCAGAAGGTAAAGGAATGCATGCTTTAGTTGTTAGAGATGTAACTAAAGCCATGGCTCTTTTATCTGCTGCCTTTTACAGATTCCCGCAAGATGATTTGTATGTAGTAGCCTTTACCGGTACAAAGGGTAAGACAACATCTGCATATTTCTTGAAGGGGATGCTTGACCAAATTAATGGTGGTCGAACAGCACTATTTTCATCAGTAGATGATATTGTAGGACCAAAGCCTGAAGACAAATTTAAGGCAAGTTTAACTACACCTGAAAGTTTAGACTTGTTCAGAGATATGAGAACAGCTGTTGATAACGGTATGACTCATTTAGTAATGGAAGTTTCTAGTCAGGCTTATAAGAAAAATCGTGTCTTTGGTTTAACTTACGATCTCGGATTTTTCTTAAATATTACTCCAGATCACATTGGACCAAATGAACATCCTAACTTTGCAGATTATTTGCACTGTAAACTGCAATTAATGGTTAACTCACGTAAGTGTATTATCAACGCAATGTCTGATCATTTTGATGAGATTTATGCAGCTGCAACTACTACTACTAATCCAGATAGTATCTATCTATTTGCCAGAAATGATTTTGAAAATCCTAACTTAAAGCAACCAATTGATTTCCGTTTCCAATCAGTTGAAACTGATATGAAAGAAACTGAATTTAAATTGTTCTGCGCATCCGATAAAGCTAAGAAATTACCAATTGCTGGTGACTACACTCTTCAAATGATTGGTGATTTCAATGAAATGAATGGTACTGCTGCTATTATTGGTGCTGGACTTGCTGGCGAAAATTATGAAGAATGTGCTAAAGGCATTCGTCACGTAACTATTCCAGGAAGAATGGAAGCTTTGCCATCAAAGAATCATGGTACTGTAATTGTTGACTATGCACATAATAAGGCTTCAATGATGGCATTAATGAGCTTTATGCAGCGTGAATTTAACAATCCAAAAATCATCGTAGTTGTTGGAGCTCCTGGTGATAAAGGAGTATCACGTCGTCCAGGCTTTAGTGAAAGTTTAACTGCTTATGCAGATAAAGCCTTTTTGACAACTGATGATCCTGGTTTTGAAGATCCAATGGATATTGCACAGGAAATTGATGCTGGTATTGATCATGAAAAAGTTAATGTCACAATTGAGTTAGATCGTGAAAAGGCAATTCATGATGCAATTGCAATGTCTGATAAGGATGACATTGTTTTGATTTGTGGTAAGGGAGCCGACCCATACCAAAAGATTCGTGGAGTAGATACACCATATCCAACTGACATCAAAGTTGCTGAAAGTGTAATTAATGAATTAGAAAAAGATGATGAGGAATAG